The Salvelinus alpinus chromosome 3, SLU_Salpinus.1, whole genome shotgun sequence genome segment tcagagcctttggtATAagcctcgaaattgagctcaggtgcatcctgtttccattgatcatccttgagatgtttctacaacttgaagtccacctgttgtaaatttaattgattgaattaaattggacatgatttgcaaaggcacacacctgtctatagaaggtcccacagttgacagtgcatgtcaaagcaaaaaccaagccattaggtcgaaggaattgtccttagagctccgagacaggattgtgtcgaggcacagatctggggaagggtaccaaaacatttctgcaacattgaagttccccatgaacacagtggcctccatcattcttaaatggaaaaagttcggaaccaccaagactcttcctagagctggccacccggccaaactgagcaatcgggggagaaagactttggtcagggaagtgaccaagaacccgatgatcactctgacaaagctccaaaggtcctctgtggagatgggagaaccttccagaaggttaaccatctctgcagaaatccacaaatcaggcctttatggtagtgtccagacagaagccactcctcagtaaaaggcacatgacagcctgcttggagtttgtcaaaaggcacctaaaggactgaccatgagaaacaagattctctggtctgatgaaaccaagattgaactctttggcctgaatgccaagcatcacatctggaggaaacctggcaccctccctacggtgaagtatggtgatggcagcatcatgctgtggggatgtttttcagcagcagggactggaagactattcaggatcgagggaaagttgaatggagcaaagtacagagaggtccttgatgaaaacctgctccaaagtgctcaggacctcagactggggcaaaggttcaccttccaacagcacaacaaccctaagcacacagccaagacaatgcaggagtggcttcggaacaagtctctgaatgtccttaagtggcccaaccagagcccggacttgaacccaatcaaacatctctggagagacctgaaaatagccgtgcagcaacgctccccatccaacctgacagagcttgagaagatctgcagagatgaatgggagaaactccccaaatacaggttgtcaagcttgtagcgtcatacccaagaagacgcaaggctgtaatcgctgccaaagttgcttcaacaaaatactgagtaaagggtctgaattcttatgtaaatgtgatttctccatttttataaatgtgcaaaaaattatacaaaaatcTGTTTTTGAATTGTCATTATGGAGCAATGGGTGTAGATTGAcgaagggaaaaaactatttaatcaattttagaataaggctgtaacataacaaaatgtggaaaaactcaaggggtctgaatacttcccgaatgcactgtatttactaAAGGAATGTACTGAAGAGAAGCTTGCCAAAACATTGGTGTAAGTTTCTTTTGGACTGGATATAGTTCATGCATCCTTAGGTAGTAATCAGTAGAGTGATGAAGAAAATGTCAAATCTTAGCAGCCAGGGGCTTCCTATTCATAGATGGCAGAGACTCATCTAAAAATGGATTGAGAAACTCAGATACATTTAAATACAGAGCTCACAAGAACATTTCCAACAGTGAAAACACGTCCTTAAGTTATTGCGTTGAGTAGGTGATGGCATAACTCTATATAGGGGAGAGTGGGTTAAGTTGAGCCAAGCCTTGTTTCTAGGAAGCGATACACAAAATGGAGTCTGAAGGAAAAAAACTTCCAAAATTATTTTCAGAGAGTCAAATGAATTGGTGTTAtgggtttcatgatgcttgtatctaaaccaaaggtGATTGTTTTATAACATCAGTTGAGGTCTCTATAAGCTacaaggtagcctagtgattagagcattgtgccagtaattgaaaggttgctagatcgaatcctcgaactgacaaggtaaaaatctgtcgttctgcccctgaacaaggcaattaacccactgttcctaggccgtcattgtaaataagaacttgttctgaaccgacttgcctagttaaataaaaaatatgaggTTCTAagcctagcatgaaagtgcatccttatAGCTGTGTGGGATAATTATAGTAAAAATGTTTGCcgtggtaagttgagccaatggtcaCCATACTAATGATACAATTTTGTCTGTTTTATGCACACTATCTTTTGCAATGTGTCATGGATatgaacaacaaaaaatattgtaCATTTTTATGGTTACAGAGCAGGCGTCATCATGCCCTACGTATATAAACGCAAAACAAGCAAAAGTCTAGCCCCCCTTGTGGTTCTTGAGAGCAGCTaaggaagtgagagaaggggAAAAAGTACATTTGAGTAGCAGCAAAGGGATACAATTTTTAACTGAATGACACTGAAGAGGAACATTGACAAAAATGAATACAAACATGCACCTGTGCGAAAGAGGATATGATAGAGTAGCAGGGTCTTATCTGATCTCACTGACCAGTTTAATGGGCTTATTCGTCTCAAATGCAGAGAACTTGCCCACGAATTGGCACATCGAAATAACATCCATGTCCCAGACAACTGGTGAAGAAATGGAAGGGTAAGTGATATTGAACATAAATGTATGCCTACATTCAGATATAGATCTAAGATATACAATACACCCCATTCCATGAATTAAACTTTGACCTACCACTCCCGTCACAGACAACCCCCATCCACTTACCCCaaggtggctcaacttaccctgtccctatgcCCAACTTACCCCGTACACAGAGACCCCTtattggacaagctatgttttcaaaactgttatgtTTACATCATGAAATCTTATTATTTCCAGGGATAAACAACATCCTGAAAAATATGTAGATATCCTTGTTAGAAATAacactatatttcccttgacgttGAATGTAAAAAATTGCTCAACATACCCTACTCTCCACCACAGCATACCAGTTCTGCCATCCATCTTGTTTTGTGTAAATATGAGGCAGTTTCCAGAGTTTCCCCCATAAGTTACCCATACCCAGTGACTCCCTTATTTATATATTTGAACATTCTACATAATGATCCACCCTTCATGCATGGATGATTATACTTGAATAAAAATTCCTTCCATAGAGCAAAAACAGTAAAACGGTGTGAAAAATCATTAAGAATCAGTCTCAAGTAACAAGAAACAGTAGAGAAGACCAGCTATAGCAGAggacaacagcagagagagagaggactgtttGCATACATCTCTATCTTACGCTGAGGAGCGGGTGACGTCAAATTACTTGGGGGATGAGCCAGTAAGGAAAGTCTACACAGCCTCAGTCGTTGGAAGCTAATGAGAATTGATTGGTGATGGTTGTTAAACATCTACACCGACAGAGAAAGATCTCGACATGAGCAATACATTCTGGTAATGAAAACAACACAGGAAGTCAACAATGTAAGTTTTCTTTTCCTCTTACCTCACCCTCTAAAGGGCAAGTGCTTCAGACTGGCTTAAGAGTGAGTCAGTCGAGCTCTTAAGttatgacaagagagacaacaatccatagtttaaaaaatatattaaaaaatccATAGTTTAGCTAATGCCAGAAAGCCAATACCAAGTATTTAGCTGATCATGTTAAAATACTCTGTTCAAGTTGTCTTTAGTATAGAAGATGATTGATCTTTTTTCAGGCTGCATGGCGAGAATAAGTTTATTTTATATGGTAAAGATATTGCCATAGAAATGTCCTCATCAGCCACTGTACAGGTAGTGTGCGGTTCCAGTTACCTTTGTTCCAAAATGTTTActactgcatacattttcatgCGTTCATTTATGGTAGTTCACACATCCGCAAGGACAAATCTTCTCagataaataataataaagtaattatttttgttgttgttacttaAACCAACTGAAGAAGGTCACTGATACTACTGCACTTTGAGCTAGGAGCACAAGAATTTcgttacacccgcaataacatctgataaatatatgtgtatgtgaccaataaaatgtgatttatttACCCCCTTCCTAGCACCGTGAGTGAGCCATCAACCCTTCAACCTGAACCAAGAGAGTGCGTTTCTAAAAAACACTTTGTGACTATTTGTGTCCAAACGCCAACACACCTTTGAGTGAGAAACAAAGAGACTATCAGCAGTGGTTATTATTGATGTGGGATTTTTACCTGGCAACAACTCCTTGATACCCCATTGTAAATTACAACTTGGGGCTAGAATTCAACTGCAGGCTCAAAATGACAGATTGTAACTtttgacacagacagacaccagaccagacaatgACATGGAGGTGCGCACGTACATGGACTATCCCGTTGCGATTTATAGCAACGTCACAGAGCAGTTGAATGGCTCCTCAGCCCCCTCCTCTGGTCTGGCAGGAGAGGAACCTGACCCCCACCAGCATTACACCATCAGCGTCTTCCTCTCCTGCCTCTACACAATCTTCCTTTTCCCTGTGGGCTTCATCGGGAACGTCCTCATCCTGGCCGTCAACCTGAGCCACAAGGGACGCATGACCGCCCCCGATCTTTACTTTGTCAACCTGGCGGCTGCCGACCTGGTCCTGGTGGCTGACTCCCTGATTGAGGTGTTCAACCTTAGTGAGCACTACTATGACATGGCTGCCCTGTGCACCTTCATGGCCCTGTTCCTGCAGGTCAACATGTACAGCAGCGTCTTCTTCCTGACCTGGATGAGCTTCGACCGGTTTGTGGTGCTGGCGGGCTCAATGGGTCTGGGCAGGAGCATGCCCCGGGCCCGTCTGACCTGCTGCCTGATCTGGGTGACCTCCGCCCTGCTCACCCTACTGCCCTTCACCGTGGCCCAGGTGCAGCACACCGGGGAGCTCCACTTCTGCTTCGCGAACGTATCCCAGATCCAGTGGCTGGAGGTTACGCTGGGCTTCCTGCTGCCCTTCTGCGTGCTGGGCCTCTGCTACTGGAGGATCGCCCTGGTTCTGGTGAGCGCTCAAAGGGAGCACAGTGGGCTTCAGCGGCGGCCACAGAAGAGGAAGGCTTTGAGGATGATTTCTGCGGCCGTGTTGGTGTTCTTTGCCTGTTGGTTACCGCAGAACATGTTTGTCAGTGTGCACCTCCTGAGAGGCGATGTGGATGGAACGCTGTGGCATGACTACCCTCTGACGGCCCACATGGTCAACCTGGCTGCCTTCTCCAACAGCTGCCTCAACCCCCTGGTCTACAGCTTCTTGGGGGAGACCTTCCAGGACAAGCTAAGGAGCTTCATCAAGGAAAACATCAGCTGGGCCAAGTTAGACAGCTCCTGTTGGAGTAGCTAGCCCCTCTGGCCTACCCACTGCAAGCTCCTGCCCCATACTTAAAAGTACCAGTCCCATCACACAACCTCTCCAAAGCTCCTGCTGCCTCTACAAACCAGCCATCCAtccttcaaatcaaaactcaccAACATACGTGTGCCCTGGACAGCTACGTGGTGTGTCTGATTTCAATCACTTTCTGACCTCACTCCTTTTGACTTAAACAAATCTTTCATtagatacttttgtgtatatatagtgtatgtggacaccccttcaaatgagtggattcagctatttcagccacaccgttgctgacaggtgtataaagtcAGGCACACCACCACGcaacctccatagacaaacattggcagtagaatagccttactgaagagctcagtgactttcaatctggcacagtcataggatgccacctttccagcaagtcagttggtcaaatgtttgtcctgctagagctgccccggtcaactgtaagtgctgttattgtgaagtagaaacgtctaggagcaacaacggctcagccgctcACACCATGGGACCACTGAATGCTGAAGTGTGTAGCGCGTAAAAAAACGTCTGTCCtccgttgcaacactcactaccgagttccaaactgcctctggaagcaacgtcagcacaaggaatgttcgtcgggagcttcatgaaatgtgtttccatggccgagcagcagcacgattctgtgcttccaacattgtggcaactATTTAtggaaggacctttcctgtttcagcatgacaacgcccccctgcacaaagcaaggtccatacggaaatggtttgttgagttcggtgtggaagaacttgactggcctgcacagagctctgacctcaaaccaatcgaacacctttgggatgaattggaacaccaactgctTACCAGGCCTGAGTTCAGTGCCCGAACTCACTactgctcgtggctgaatggaagcttacaaacaggggttgtcaaactattttcttgaaacatttttatttattgtcaTTTTAAACTTTAACATCTAAAAAAAAAGCTTAAACTCTGATTTTCTTCATTGTCACATATTTTATAGTTTAGACCCATTCTAGATAATCTGAGGTGTTTGTTGTGTCCACCATCGGTTGGGACAGCATACTCTTGAATATaagggtgggtgtcatttcaatcatagaaatagaattcatAGAATGGATATATCCCTTCAGACCACTACAATTTAGCTAGTACATCAttgaaatataaaataaatggacatttagAACTTCcaattactaccacaaagatggGTGCCAGTCCACCCATCGTCAAATGTCTACTTATATGGAAATGTA includes the following:
- the LOC139570361 gene encoding G-protein coupled estrogen receptor 1-like is translated as MEVRTYMDYPVAIYSNVTEQLNGSSAPSSGLAGEEPDPHQHYTISVFLSCLYTIFLFPVGFIGNVLILAVNLSHKGRMTAPDLYFVNLAAADLVLVADSLIEVFNLSEHYYDMAALCTFMALFLQVNMYSSVFFLTWMSFDRFVVLAGSMGLGRSMPRARLTCCLIWVTSALLTLLPFTVAQVQHTGELHFCFANVSQIQWLEVTLGFLLPFCVLGLCYWRIALVLVSAQREHSGLQRRPQKRKALRMISAAVLVFFACWLPQNMFVSVHLLRGDVDGTLWHDYPLTAHMVNLAAFSNSCLNPLVYSFLGETFQDKLRSFIKENISWAKLDSSCWSS